From Danio rerio strain Tuebingen ecotype United States chromosome 2, GRCz12tu, whole genome shotgun sequence:
AACTGATCACAAAACCTCCATTCTTACTTGAGTATGTTTCTTGTCGCATTTATGATGTGTGTTATTATTTTAGAGTAAGCTCCAGGAGTGTGAGAGGTGCAGTCGCATCTTCAGTGTGGATGGGTCGATTGAAAGCTGCTCCGAGAGTGAAGACAGATCTGCTCAGGATGAAGCAAAGACCTCTCTCAGAGAACAGGTCAAAGAGCTAGAGAAAGAGCTGGCACAAACAAAGCTACAGATGGTGGAGTCCAAATGTAAAATCCAGGTAAGACAAAAGACGTGGGAATGTGTATGCCAGAATAAATTTTTATATTGTCATTatcaatttattcattatttaagttttatttaaatagattttagtATTAGCCATAAtggctagtgtgtgtgtgtgtgtgtaaaagtaaacaaacaaaaacaaataaattttaaaataaacactactggtcaaaagctTGGGgtcattttttactgttttttttaaagaaaattatactGTTCATCAAGGTGACATTTATtaagtgtaaaaaaaatgttaagtatttattttaaaaaattaaataactgctttcttattttatgtagttcattcatttattttcttttcagcttagtccctttattaatccggggtcgccacagctgagtAAACCAGCTAATTTTATctattttcaaatgaaattattacttaagtcgttattgcttttattactattaccattaataattttaatattaataattaatattagagtgatttctgaatgatcatgtgactctgaaggctgaagtaatgaagctgaaaattcatcattaaaatgactgaaataaattattaaattaaactacttttgaacactTATTTTATAGTGCTATAACGTTTTACAATTTTACCATTTGTACTGTacttttgaggaaataaatgcagctttggtgagcagcagaagcttattttaaaacatttaaaaatcatactgacatcaaacttttgaccggaagtgtaaaaaatgtcatttatatatttattgggtttattttacaataaggttctatTTGGTAGAGTTTTTAATACATTCTTTAAATCATGATTTGTATTATTATGAATAACATTACTTTAAAAGTAGTAACTGTAAatatagaaattaattaaaatgttaaatatcatCAGTcagcattttaattttatttttcctttttatttttttattatatttattacacaGTTTACAAACATTACTAAGCTGAAGTTAATTAATACAGATTGCTTAAGTGTTTTCTCTTAGATTTTTGGGCTAATAATTAGATTTCCCATTTTGCTAACTTGTTTACCATCTTGGTGTCCCAAGGAGCTGGAGCACCAAAAAGCAGTTCTGATGACTGAACTTCAAGCTGCTAAAAACACATGGCTCAAAAAAACCCTGGACTCATTCAAGACAGCTGCCAGCGGCCAACAGAGCTCCTCACAGACTGATTCTGCCTGGAGCCCCAATAATAACCCCCAGTCCAGCTGGGTCACCAGACGGTTCTCCTGGGCCCATCGAGAAGCAAGAGCAACCAAAGTATGAAATGGAGAAGTGCGTAGCGTCTAATCGTGGAGAAGAATTTAATGAGAGCACTCGTAATGAGAACACCAACGTTACGCTCTCAGACCAGAGGACATTGCAAATCTTGTAAACACTGGGAATGAAAAGATTTTCAAAACGTCTGCATTTTCGGGGATCGATGCGATGAATACGGTTCTTTTAAAGCACCCTAACACATAGAGACTACCTAAAGTTTTCTAGTGATGTTTTTGGGAAACCAGGTAACGTTATGTGTAAATGGGACGTGTTCCAGTAGTTCACACTTCGCAGAGTAGCTGTATTGACGTCGCGTGTTGTTGAAACGCGAAACACTTCAGGAAGCTGTTATTTCTTTCAACATACCTTGTAATGTTCATTGAAGTTTTTATAGTAAATTGTTTTCACATCCTACTTCATATCCCTCGCGTTCACTGTCACTGCAGCAAGACCATTGAGCAAGACAGTATAACGCAAAACTGAGGTCACAGCAGGTCCCACCTTCACTAACTGCTACCTGATCGATGCTAAAATTTGATTGGGTGGTAATTCTGTTCTTCAAAATATGCTTTGACGTGATTGGCTACTGTTGATTAGCTTATTTTCGTGTAACAGAAAACTGCTAGAGATGAAACTCGAGCGGGTCTGGTGAGTGGTCAGGTCACAGTCACAGATGTCATCCATACTTAACTGGCACAATACATTGTAAATGCATAAATGTGTTTGCTTTTTTCTACAGTTGTATGATGGTCAACAATAAAGATGACATGACAAAAATTTCCTTTGAGTCTTTATTTCTAAATCTTGAAAattcacttattttttatttattatttgtcatCAGCAATGAAACAGAAGAAACCTGAAATAATTAACCTTTTAATATAAACCCCATAGGTAACCATAATCCTGAGTGATCTTGCTTATGCATCTCAGCTTGTCATGATTCATCCATTATATTATGGACTGATTTCACAGACAGTTTTAGGCCACAAATAGTTAGAAAAAATTGGCTAAATACTGGTGTATATTTTGAACCAAATAGATGGTATTAACTTTTAAGGTATGACATGTTTCTTTTCCCTCTGTGATTATAAATGATCATTTTTGTATAGgccagggatgcccaaacacatgctgtgtcccaatttgcatactatttgtcctaaatagtatttgaaaatagaattagtatatCCCAAATTGTAGTGTGAAAAGAGTATGTTAAAGGTTCCCAGATGGTTTactatttactaaattttttaagAAGATTCCATACTCTAacccaggggttcccaaacttttcaggccgcgacccccaaaagGACAATGCCAGTaagtcgcgacccccaatatattctgaggtggttataaatacagaaaccttgcatgcaatggagcacacacaccaatggacccaagtctattcttcttttatttatttttttaatgtgtgagaGCTGTAAAAAGGGGAACAAAGTTTtaccaggtgttatgaaatctactgcatctgacactattgctgtgtctttaatataatgtaattaccccaggggttgcaatccaatagaagtagtaactataagtTACTATAGTAACTACATGGTATAAACgaatattttttctcttcagtaggttatggataaaatatggtaattcttatggtttaataaaaataaataaatatttcgaaatcaccaggtgaccccccttcattgtcccgcgacccctcggggggtcccgacccccactttgagaaccattgctcTAACCTGATATTGCCCACGGTACATTGCGTGTTGGacgtgaatttgattagaactacaaacatgGGTGAAAAGTCTAAATAAAAAACACGCCGTCAAGTATAGAGGCTTCGGTAgagatgtttgtatgactgttaattaatatctagcaaactggaaaatatttaaatagtgttttcagtgttatattttatctgcaacaacaatgctgaacttatataaagacgtgtttgCACATTAAAGTCTGTATGCATAATTAttcaaagacctgaggagatttctctgcaagAAAGACTGCATAgtttaacctgctgctgcttctccagtaaggtaggaaattaaatatgacaaaaatgtagataatgtgtggatgattgacaagGCTCATAATTAAGCAACACAACGGTCTGTTAATGAGGAAGTAGTACAGTATGTgctaaagcttgcatactcttctgttgcacactcaaaagtatgtattttccttcacaaaaaagaaCATACTTTTAGACCGTAGTATAAGCATgggaattgggacgcagcatcggtcatggagggccggtgaccggtgtcctacaaagtttagttccaaccccaatcagacacacctggaattcttgcagctgtgttgaggcgagttggagctaaaatctgcaggacactggccctccagggtagagtttggacacccctggtatagatgAATCAACACTTGTAAAAGCTTCAGGTCACACAATAAAAAAGAGAGACTGAGCTCTAAACAGACCTTTCCTCCACACTGTTGAAATTATCAAAATATCCTTCAGCAGCTCTGAGCATCTGAATAAGAGCACTCAGGAGCAGTATGTCAGTTTGAGGGTCTACTTCCAGTTCTTGATAGTAGTTTTTCACTGGGACCACAGCAGACAGAGAAACTCCAAGCCGAGTGCTAACCTCCTGCATCTGtcacaaaacataataaaatgaagCAGAGAATTACTCTAACTACAAATCaactgaaaattaaaccacaaacAAGATTTAAAGATGAATGAGATCCTACGATTCTCTGTATGTAGTGACTCTGGTAGATATTTTTCAGGTCTTCTGCCACTAAGGGGCAGGCTTCATCCACCTTAGTCAACAGAACCAACTGAGGAATTCCTGATAAGCAGATCAACACCATAGATGCAATTAAAGTGTATAGTGTAGCTTAATAGTAACTGGTACAAAACATTTCATAaaccttaaaaatatatataatggatCACTCACCCAGCTGGTTGGCTTTCCTCCGAAAAATTGCAAATTTATCAATGATCACATCAGCAATGAGCTTAAATTTGCAGGTGTCGATCACATACACCACACAGTGAATCTTGTCCTTCAAGCCAGGAGCTTTATGGAAATAAGGAGAGTCTGGCTGTATAGGCATCGCTGGGTTAAACTAAGAAAAACGAACAAGCATTAAATCAGTATCCACACATTTTATGTACAGACTGTATCTTCTGTAGAGACCCAGAGGAAACTATGCAAGTATTCAATAATTGTTTTATGATTATTCTTAAATTTACAGTGAAGACAACATCTAACATTGATTTTCCTGGCTTTATCAGCTTGAGTCAAAGACAAAAAGGGGTTTTATgtattaaaacagaaaacagaatatATGCACTAAAATACCCTTCAATGACACCAGAGAACTAATAATAGAGAACTCATCATTTATACTTTGCCTACAAATCACTAGATTTTACCCATCTGTCAGCAAGAAGTTATCAATAAATTAAAGTTCATTACAAATCAGCATGAACAAATTTAAGTAGACACTTCTACAATCtacagcagtcaacatttgatgaaaatcaaaaatgtttaacaaaattgtcgttgtttaatagttttaggtctactttgatgaaaggtgatgatccacttcaaatactgagcactgtatatgaaatcacttttgtacatttatatTGACAAATAAAATGGAGGTCCATTTGGACCACTATACATTTTACACAGATTAACAAATTCTCACCTGATAGCGGTCTTGAATGTGACCATTCAGAATACTGGCAATATCGTCTACATGCAGACCAGTGTTCACACCCTCCTCCAAACCCATGGTGTCACACAAAGTGAAGGGAACATGGCGGACAAGGTAGCTTGGCTTTATGCAGTAGGTACGAAACTACATGGAAAATATTTACCTTCATTATTTCCAATACAGAAATACATCACATCATAATTCATCAGGTTTCTTTATACCTGAGTAGTCAAACTGGTTCCAGCAGTGCCTGTGTTGGCCTGCATGCTCACATAACCCTTGAATACAGAGTTGATGGAGTTGAAGAAGCTTGATTTTCCAGCACCAACAGGACCCACCAGCAGAATACGAGCCTGTTTAACTGAGCTCACAGAAGGCTTCCAATTAGGGATGGTGCTCAAGAGTGCCTTCCTTCTcctgaattttttttacagaaaacatttCCCATATTAAAAATATCCTAAAAGACATTAACATTCAACTGAGCTGAAAACCCTGTTTATTTCACATAACAGCTACACATATAACATTGTACATAGTAATTTAGCTCTAcacttgtctatttgtatatttgcattcactacttaatgctttttatatatttattatctgttttttttttgtcctgtctttGTAATTCTGTTGCgctagaagctctgtcacgaaaacaaattcctcatatgtgcgaacatacctggcaataaaacTCTTTCAGATTTATCAAGCATGGGTTAACTTTTAACGATTtcctgtaaaatctacagtaacttcgaaaatactgtatttacatttacagcaccatttatcttgctgtacagTATGAATTTACCtaattgtatgtatgtttttactgtaaaatctatatattcatttttacaatgcaactttaaaacacagtaacatgactgggccagttggcatttctgt
This genomic window contains:
- the ifi44c1 gene encoding interferon induced protein 44c1 encodes the protein MSTVTSSLTEQQKKKLFTLFNHAKSSLLFKASVHGFDAASFHQKCDKQGPTVVVAYNKSGYVFGAFTSKDYGQTNQNIVDDKAFLFSFNDNELKEDPLRVVSADPQFAFTDNGPNFGSLIFLHNNTATVNSNPGTYQFDPQRMHGNDLNLTECEVYRVEDCGGRMEKPWRDVQWYSERRKALLSTIPNWKPSVSSVKQARILLVGPVGAGKSSFFNSINSVFKGYVSMQANTGTAGTSLTTQFRTYCIKPSYLVRHVPFTLCDTMGLEEGVNTGLHVDDIASILNGHIQDRYQFNPAMPIQPDSPYFHKAPGLKDKIHCVVYVIDTCKFKLIADVIIDKFAIFRRKANQLGIPQLVLLTKVDEACPLVAEDLKNIYQSHYIQRIMQEVSTRLGVSLSAVVPVKNYYQELEVDPQTDILLLSALIQMLRAAEGYFDNFNSVEERSV